The following are encoded in a window of Narcine bancroftii isolate sNarBan1 chromosome 2, sNarBan1.hap1, whole genome shotgun sequence genomic DNA:
- the LOC138754806 gene encoding E3 ubiquitin-protein ligase TRIM39-like isoform X1, with amino-acid sequence MIDCGHNFCKECILDYWGKQKGKIACPKCREECPEQSFRINRFAATMVESARKLRQQHRDAGDPLCSLHEEKLKLFCERDKAAICVVCAVSQEHKEHKISPLRDVAEIYKGKLQSALEFLNNQVDEISKSQVNQQSNVVELKRQADDMRKYVELEFTNLRQYLHEEEMVLMNKVKQKEDDILQQLQDNLRVVSVENSAVNQRILDIQRRMGLQEAELLKDVKMALEGAEMPYIKPAEVRVDLKLHEPIGPLQYIVWKRMLRVINPVPASLTLDPETAHPRLILSEGDTQRHGMITGPSANWRTSPQTPANQRNTAPSSVRTPSNRMALTLTSPVSISHISFFLALTLFPFLLSSPPPSSASTELKRTPTFLQSIIPFPVSPPLSN; translated from the exons ATGATAGATTGCGGCCACAACTTCTGCAAAGAATGCATCCTGGATTACTGGGGGAAGCAGAAGGGGAAGATCGCTTGTCCCAAGTGCCGGGAGGAGTGCCCCGAGCAAAGCTTCAGGATCAACCGCTTCGCCGCCACCATGGTGGAGAGCGCCCGCAAACTCCGCCAGCAACACCGGGACGCGGGAGATCCTCTCTGTTCCCTCCACGAGGAGAAACTCAAGCTGTTCTGCGAGAGGGACAAGGCGGCGATCTGCGTGGTCTGCGCCGTTTCTCAGGAACACAAGGAGCACAAGATCAGTCCACTGCGGGATGTGGCTGAAATCTACAAG GGAAAGCTGCAAAGTGCATTGGAATTCCTCAACAACCAAGTGGATGAGATTTCTAAATCTCAGGTCAATCAACAGAGCAACGTGGTTGAGCTGAAG AGACAAGCGGACGACATGCGGAAGTACGTCGAGTTGGAGTTTACCAATCTCCGGCAGTATTTGCATGAGGAAGAGATGGTCCTGATGAACAAAGTGAAGCAGAAGGAGGACGACATCCTGCAGCAGTTGCAGGACAACCTGAGGGTGGTCTCCGTGGAAAACTCTGCAGTGAACCAGCGGATTTTGGATATCCAGAGGAGGATGGGCCTGCAGGAGGCAGAGCTGCTGAAG GACGTGAAAATGGCACTTGAAGG TGCCGAGATGCCCTACATCAAACCTGCGGAAGTGCGCGTTGATCTGAAACTACACGAGCCCATTGGGCCTCTGCAGTACATAGTGTGGAAGCGGATGTTGAGAGTCATCAACCCAG TTCCAGCCTCCCTAACACTGGACCCGGAGACGGCCCACCCCCGCCTCATCCTCTCCGAGGGAGACACCCAG aGACACGGCAtgattacaggcccttctgcaaattggaggacatCACCTCAAACTCCTGCAAATCAAAGGAACACCGCCCCATCTTCTGTCaggacaccctccaaccggatggcgttaacattgacttctccggtttccattagccaTATCTCTTTCTTTCTAGCGCTGActctttttccctttctcctttcctcccccccccccagctctgcgTCCACAGAGCTAAAAAGAACCCCCACCTTCCTCCAGTCAATTATCCCCTTTCCTGTGTCCCCTCCATTATCCAATTAG
- the LOC138754806 gene encoding E3 ubiquitin-protein ligase TRIM39-like isoform X3: MIDCGHNFCKECILDYWGKQKGKIACPKCREECPEQSFRINRFAATMVESARKLRQQHRDAGDPLCSLHEEKLKLFCERDKAAICVVCAVSQEHKEHKISPLRDVAEIYKGKLQSALEFLNNQVDEISKSQVNQQSNVVELKRQADDMRKYVELEFTNLRQYLHEEEMVLMNKVKQKEDDILQQLQDNLRVVSVENSAVNQRILDIQRRMGLQEAELLKDVKMALEGAEMPYIKPAEVRVDLKLHEPIGPLQYIVWKRMLRVINPETRHDYRPFCKLEDITSNSCKSKEHRPIFCQDTLQPDGVNIDFSGFH; encoded by the exons ATGATAGATTGCGGCCACAACTTCTGCAAAGAATGCATCCTGGATTACTGGGGGAAGCAGAAGGGGAAGATCGCTTGTCCCAAGTGCCGGGAGGAGTGCCCCGAGCAAAGCTTCAGGATCAACCGCTTCGCCGCCACCATGGTGGAGAGCGCCCGCAAACTCCGCCAGCAACACCGGGACGCGGGAGATCCTCTCTGTTCCCTCCACGAGGAGAAACTCAAGCTGTTCTGCGAGAGGGACAAGGCGGCGATCTGCGTGGTCTGCGCCGTTTCTCAGGAACACAAGGAGCACAAGATCAGTCCACTGCGGGATGTGGCTGAAATCTACAAG GGAAAGCTGCAAAGTGCATTGGAATTCCTCAACAACCAAGTGGATGAGATTTCTAAATCTCAGGTCAATCAACAGAGCAACGTGGTTGAGCTGAAG AGACAAGCGGACGACATGCGGAAGTACGTCGAGTTGGAGTTTACCAATCTCCGGCAGTATTTGCATGAGGAAGAGATGGTCCTGATGAACAAAGTGAAGCAGAAGGAGGACGACATCCTGCAGCAGTTGCAGGACAACCTGAGGGTGGTCTCCGTGGAAAACTCTGCAGTGAACCAGCGGATTTTGGATATCCAGAGGAGGATGGGCCTGCAGGAGGCAGAGCTGCTGAAG GACGTGAAAATGGCACTTGAAGG TGCCGAGATGCCCTACATCAAACCTGCGGAAGTGCGCGTTGATCTGAAACTACACGAGCCCATTGGGCCTCTGCAGTACATAGTGTGGAAGCGGATGTTGAGAGTCATCAACCCAG aGACACGGCAtgattacaggcccttctgcaaattggaggacatCACCTCAAACTCCTGCAAATCAAAGGAACACCGCCCCATCTTCTGTCaggacaccctccaaccggatggcgttaacattgacttctccggtttccattag
- the LOC138754806 gene encoding E3 ubiquitin-protein ligase TRIM39-like isoform X2, protein MIDCGHNFCKECILDYWGKQKGKIACPKCREECPEQSFRINRFAATMVESARKLRQQHRDAGDPLCSLHEEKLKLFCERDKAAICVVCAVSQEHKEHKISPLRDVAEIYKGKLQSALEFLNNQVDEISKSQVNQQSNVVELKRQADDMRKYVELEFTNLRQYLHEEEMVLMNKVKQKEDDILQQLQDNLRVVSVENSAVNQRILDIQRRMGLQEAELLKDVKMALEGAEMPYIKPAEVRVDLKLHEPIGPLQYIVWKRMLRVINPVPASLTLDPETAHPRLILSEGDTQVRRGDWRKVPELPERFSFLLSVLAQQGFSTGRHYWEVDVSGNTAWDVGATKSSVTRKSIPESGIWAVGLWDQEYSAFTNPRTSLSLDVTPE, encoded by the exons ATGATAGATTGCGGCCACAACTTCTGCAAAGAATGCATCCTGGATTACTGGGGGAAGCAGAAGGGGAAGATCGCTTGTCCCAAGTGCCGGGAGGAGTGCCCCGAGCAAAGCTTCAGGATCAACCGCTTCGCCGCCACCATGGTGGAGAGCGCCCGCAAACTCCGCCAGCAACACCGGGACGCGGGAGATCCTCTCTGTTCCCTCCACGAGGAGAAACTCAAGCTGTTCTGCGAGAGGGACAAGGCGGCGATCTGCGTGGTCTGCGCCGTTTCTCAGGAACACAAGGAGCACAAGATCAGTCCACTGCGGGATGTGGCTGAAATCTACAAG GGAAAGCTGCAAAGTGCATTGGAATTCCTCAACAACCAAGTGGATGAGATTTCTAAATCTCAGGTCAATCAACAGAGCAACGTGGTTGAGCTGAAG AGACAAGCGGACGACATGCGGAAGTACGTCGAGTTGGAGTTTACCAATCTCCGGCAGTATTTGCATGAGGAAGAGATGGTCCTGATGAACAAAGTGAAGCAGAAGGAGGACGACATCCTGCAGCAGTTGCAGGACAACCTGAGGGTGGTCTCCGTGGAAAACTCTGCAGTGAACCAGCGGATTTTGGATATCCAGAGGAGGATGGGCCTGCAGGAGGCAGAGCTGCTGAAG GACGTGAAAATGGCACTTGAAGG TGCCGAGATGCCCTACATCAAACCTGCGGAAGTGCGCGTTGATCTGAAACTACACGAGCCCATTGGGCCTCTGCAGTACATAGTGTGGAAGCGGATGTTGAGAGTCATCAACCCAG TTCCAGCCTCCCTAACACTGGACCCGGAGACGGCCCACCCCCGCCTCATCCTCTCCGAGGGAGACACCCAGGTGAGGCGGGGAGACTGGCGCAAGGTGCCTGAGCTCCCCGAGCGGTTCAGCTTCCTGCTGAGTGTGCTGGCTCAGCAGGGCTTCAGCACGGGCCGCCACTACTGGGAGGTGGATGTGAGTGGCAACACGGCCTGGGACGTTGGCGCCACAAAGTCCTCGGTGACGAGGAAGTCCATCCCAGAGTCTGGCATCTGGGCCGTGGGGCTGTGGGACCAGGAGTACAGCGCCTTCACCAACCCGCGAACCTCCTTGTCGCTTGACGTCACCCCCGAGTGA